The genome window GAACACTTCGCGGCCTTTGTAGTGGCCGCACTTGGGGCAAGCGCGATGCGGGAGCTTGCGCTCGTGGCAGTTGGGGCACTCGGAGAGCGAGCGCGCCGTGAGGAAGTCGTGAGCCCGGCGCCGGGAGGTGCGCGCCTTGGAGTGTCGCCGTTTCGGATTCGCCATAAAGACCTCTGTCGCCGGTCAGCCCGGCAGAAAGT of Terriglobales bacterium contains these proteins:
- the rpmF gene encoding 50S ribosomal protein L32; the encoded protein is MANPKRRHSKARTSRRRAHDFLTARSLSECPNCHERKLPHRACPKCGHYKGREVFEVETK